A single Loxodonta africana isolate mLoxAfr1 chromosome 24, mLoxAfr1.hap2, whole genome shotgun sequence DNA region contains:
- the SNX5 gene encoding sorting nexin-5 isoform X1 has protein sequence MAAVPELLQQQEEDRSKLRSVSVDLNVDPSLQIDIPDALSERDKVKFTVHTKTTLSTFQSPEFSVTRQHEDFVWLHDTLIETTDYAGLIIPPAPTKPDFDGPREKMQKLGEGEGSMTKEEFAKMKQELEAEYLAVFKKTVSSHEVFLQRLSSHPVLNKDRNFHVFLEYDQDLSVRRKNTKEMFGGFFKSVVKSADEVLFSGVKEVDDFFEQEKNFLINYYNRIKDSCTKADKMTRSHKSVADDYIHTAACLHSLALEEPTVIKKYLLKVAELFEKLRKVESRVSSDEDLKLTELLRYYMLNIEAAKDLLYRRTKALIDYENSNKALDKARLKSKDVKLAEAHQQECCQKFEQLSESAKEELINFKRKRVAAFRKNLIEMSELEIKHAKNNVSLLQSCIDLFKNN, from the exons CTGAGATCTGTGTCTGTGGACCTGAATGTCGATCCCTCGCTTCAGATTGACATACCTGATGCGCTCAGTGAGAGAGATAAGGTCAAATTTACAGTGCACACGAAG ACCACACTATCCACGTTTCAGAGCCCAGAGTTTTCTGTTACAAGGCAACATGAAGACTTTGTGTGGCTACATGACACCCTTATTGAAACAACAGACTATGCTGGACTTATT ATTCCGCCTGCTCCCACAAAACCTGACTTTGATGGCCCTCGAGAGAAGATGCAGAAACTTGGAGAGGGTGAAGGATctatgaccaaagaagaatttgccAAAATGAAGCAAGAACTGGAAGC TGAATATCTCGCTGTTTTTAAGAAGACTGTATCCTCCCATGAAGTCTTTCTTCAGCGGCTTTCTTCACACCCTGTTCTCAATAAAGATCGCAACTTTCATGTCTTCCTGGAATATGATCAAGAC ctAAGTGTTAGGCGGAAAAATACCAAAGAGATGTTTGGTGGCTTTTTCAAAAGTGTGGTGAAAAGTGCTGATGAAGTCCTTTTTTCAGGCGTTAAG GAGGTGGATGACTTTTTTGAGCAAGAGAAGAATTTTCTTATTAACTATTATAATAGAATCAAGGATTCGTGTACAAAAGCTGACAAAATGACCAGATCTCATAAAA GTGTCGCGGATGATTATATCCACACTGCAGCCTGCCTGCATAGCCTGGCTTTAGAAGAACCCACAGTCATCAAAAA GTACCTTTTGAAGGTTGCAGAGCTATTTGAGAAACTTAgg aaagtaGAGAGCCGAGTCTCATCAGACGAAGACTTGAAGCTGACAGAGCTCCTGCGGTACTACATGCTCAACATAGAGGCCGCTAAG GATCTCTTATACAGACGCACCAAAGCCCTCATTGACTATGAGAACTCAAACAAAGCTTTGGATAAGGCccggttaaaaagcaaagacgtcaagCTGGCAGAGGCACACCAGCAGGAATGCTGCCAGAAATTTGAACAGCTTTCTGAATCCGCAAAAGAAG AGCTGATCAATTTCAAACGAAAGCGAGTGGCAGCCTTTAGGAAGAATCTGATTGAAATGTCTGAACTGGAAATAAAGCATGCCAAG AACAATGTCTCCCTCTTGCAAAGCTGCATTGACTTGTTCAAGAACAACTGA
- the SNX5 gene encoding sorting nexin-5 isoform X2 has protein sequence MAAVPELLQQQEEDRSKLRSVSVDLNVDPSLQIDIPDALSERDKVKFTVHTKTTLSTFQSPEFSVTRQHEDFVWLHDTLIETTDYAGLIIPPAPTKPDFDGPREKMQKLGEGEGSMTKEEFAKMKQELEAEYLAVFKKTVSSHEVFLQRLSSHPVLNKDRNFHVFLEYDQDLSVRRKNTKEMFGGFFKSVVKSADEVLFSGVKEVDDFFEQEKNFLINYYNRIKDSCTKADKMTRSHKSVADDYIHTAACLHSLALEEPTVIKKYLLKVAELFEKLRKVESRVSSDEDLKLTELLRYYMLNIEAAKDLLYRRTKALIDYENSNKALDKARLKSKDVKLAEAHQQECCQKFEQLSESAKEELINFKRKRVAAFRKNLIEMSELEIKHAKCLASLQQRWQSNGQC, from the exons CTGAGATCTGTGTCTGTGGACCTGAATGTCGATCCCTCGCTTCAGATTGACATACCTGATGCGCTCAGTGAGAGAGATAAGGTCAAATTTACAGTGCACACGAAG ACCACACTATCCACGTTTCAGAGCCCAGAGTTTTCTGTTACAAGGCAACATGAAGACTTTGTGTGGCTACATGACACCCTTATTGAAACAACAGACTATGCTGGACTTATT ATTCCGCCTGCTCCCACAAAACCTGACTTTGATGGCCCTCGAGAGAAGATGCAGAAACTTGGAGAGGGTGAAGGATctatgaccaaagaagaatttgccAAAATGAAGCAAGAACTGGAAGC TGAATATCTCGCTGTTTTTAAGAAGACTGTATCCTCCCATGAAGTCTTTCTTCAGCGGCTTTCTTCACACCCTGTTCTCAATAAAGATCGCAACTTTCATGTCTTCCTGGAATATGATCAAGAC ctAAGTGTTAGGCGGAAAAATACCAAAGAGATGTTTGGTGGCTTTTTCAAAAGTGTGGTGAAAAGTGCTGATGAAGTCCTTTTTTCAGGCGTTAAG GAGGTGGATGACTTTTTTGAGCAAGAGAAGAATTTTCTTATTAACTATTATAATAGAATCAAGGATTCGTGTACAAAAGCTGACAAAATGACCAGATCTCATAAAA GTGTCGCGGATGATTATATCCACACTGCAGCCTGCCTGCATAGCCTGGCTTTAGAAGAACCCACAGTCATCAAAAA GTACCTTTTGAAGGTTGCAGAGCTATTTGAGAAACTTAgg aaagtaGAGAGCCGAGTCTCATCAGACGAAGACTTGAAGCTGACAGAGCTCCTGCGGTACTACATGCTCAACATAGAGGCCGCTAAG GATCTCTTATACAGACGCACCAAAGCCCTCATTGACTATGAGAACTCAAACAAAGCTTTGGATAAGGCccggttaaaaagcaaagacgtcaagCTGGCAGAGGCACACCAGCAGGAATGCTGCCAGAAATTTGAACAGCTTTCTGAATCCGCAAAAGAAG AGCTGATCAATTTCAAACGAAAGCGAGTGGCAGCCTTTAGGAAGAATCTGATTGAAATGTCTGAACTGGAAATAAAGCATGCCAAG TGTCTGGCGTCCCTTCAACAGAGATGGCAGAGCAATGGTCAGTGCTGA